Within Bombus fervidus isolate BK054 chromosome 3, iyBomFerv1, whole genome shotgun sequence, the genomic segment TCGTGGCGTCAGCGAGGGTGCGTTTCGACCCGCGGAAGGCGTTTTCGGCTTGTTCCGAGAACGTGAACGGCGACGTCTCGAACGTGGTCGTGGCTCATTGCGTTAATTTGCGCTTCTAATCCGCATAGCCTTGCATGCGTTGTGTCCTGGTCGCAGTTTCATCGTTCGCTGTTCGTGGCGTCTTACGTGCTTGTCGGTACTCGTCATTTTAACGCAACACGTTCGCCTCTTTTCGCTTTTGATCGCGTCATGTTCACCAATCTGAGGTGTTTTAAACGTGTaggtatatttaataatgcaACGAGAGGATAAATTCGTAATAGTTAGTTGTATTATATCGACGAACGTTAAGAGTTAAAGTTTTTATGTAACTCCGATTGAAGGTTAAAAATAACGGCAATAACAGTCTGTCCAGATTTCGTTTGGCTCTAAACATTGTAAACCGAAACAATCGTTAGAATTCAAGGGCGCAATAATATGGGTCTCTCTCAGCTTCGAAATTTCCGTCGATTGTTTCTACGTCCATGTGCCGCTATGGTATAAATTTCAGCGACTGTCTGCGACGTTTGTCAGAGCGCATATTGGTGTGGTCGCGAACAAGTATAAAAGTGCTCTGGCCTTGTCAGCAATTATGGACTCCAATACAAATACTACGGAGTACGTGATACTTACCATTTTCATTGTGACTTAATTGACAGTTTGTGCCATAAACAACAACGTAGAAAGTCGTATAAACTTCGCAAATCTCGTCAAGTTTCGGTGTTTCTCCGCCGAAAGTTCATTACGAtatgaattaaatgaaatacgtCGTAAACATCGAAAGACCTAAAAACTTACCATCTTACCAACTTCGGCCGTTCGTCGCTTTTCAAGCGGGATCGAGAATCATCGAGATACTACTTGGAAGAGCATACTTGGATAACACGAGTTGCGTTGTAAAATAGAAGGGACTGATTTAGCAGTATCATTAGCGAAACGGAGTCGGAAATGGATCTTGCAACGATTTGGATGCCTGCCGAGTCGGATGATCTCGGAGAATTGGGTGGACTATCGACTATGAAAGACGTTCTTCGAGCTCGAAGATAGACACGGCAAATGGACACGGGTAAGGTTATTCCGCCGGACTACACGGGAAGCAACCTCGGCAATCGAGCGTATGAATCCCGTTGCTTGAACGTTGTGTTAGATTGGcgcgttaaaaaatttgaaaatttcggTAGATTCGTTTCGAACGGATAAGAGAGACACGAAGCGGAAGAAGTGGCGAAGCTTTCGACGATGAGACGGTACTAAAATTCTTCGTGCCTCGAGGGTCGTTCTTCGACGTTTGCAGTATGGCGTTGGCCTGTTCCTCAAGACCACCAGCTGTCTCCATAGGATCGAAACGAGTCCCCAGGGATCCATCGAGGCGGCTTGCCAAccaatggaaaatattttctcctcTATCTATGTCGGGGAAAGTTTATCGTTCGTTACCAGCGAATGGTTCCATCCCGGACGTCGTTCGTTGGCACGGCTGCTTGGACGTTTGACGAGCTGTTTGTTGGCTTGATACTTCTTCGCCGGCGTCGTTGCTTGTCACACCAGGTgaaatagagaattacgtaTCTTTATAGGTTTGTATAGGAGTTAATTATTGTTCGCGATATGCAAATTTACTTCCTCTTATTAAAGGTCAGCGTAGCTTATCTATCTCAGCTATATTTTGACAAATAAGATGTATCTTTTTACAGAACGTACCGAGCTTCATAATTTGTATCTTTATAGGATCGTTTGTTAATATTCACTTTTGGCATTACGTTTTATTTGACGGAAGAATATAAGTACCTTTCAAAAGTGTAGCTATTAGATCGAGCTAGTTAGAGACTGCTGAAGGTTCGAAAACTTGTCAGTATTGAAAAATTGTCAGTATTAAACAAATCACCGTACTATTTGTGCAATTTAGAAATGAATCAAATAGGTAGCCATATGTACATTTTcttattacttatttatttaaatattggtataaaatttataatagcgtactattaagtatatttacatatttttttacaattcacataattagaaagtaatatacgttaaaatatattatacattatcaaattattatacatataatacattaCCAAATTAATAGGTGTGTGAAgtgaaaatattagaaagtaattataatctgatatgaaagaaataaacagAATTGAGGAAGACCAATgtgtctatatatatataggtagaATAATGCTATTTTGCCTGTAGGAACATGTGCCGACTTATCATTTCACACATCTAGTACATTATAACTTGTAGAATTATACGTCGATCGAAGTAAATTACTTACTAAATCGTGCTGTCACAGTTAAAGCCACGTAACGAAGTATAGATAGGGTTTATTGTTTAGGGCTTGCTATCTTTGCTACGCTTAGCTCGCCGCAAGTTGCACTTATAACAATCTACATTGGCACTTTTCATTTGCCCGCTTCTTATAGATTTTCTGCAGCGCGAACATCTTTCTTTTAACTGTGAAGCGATCTTCATAGCTTCGATGTCGTTGTTCACGTAGGTTCCCACTCGTTCCTCATCCTTCGATTGTTCGACGCTATTAACTGCTTTGATGAGTTGATCGATGGAAACCACCGAATTTCTAGGAACTCTTTTTTGAACTTTGGAttttaataatgaatatatcATGTCTATTTGTACATCCTCGGGATGAGGATGTGGAAGTTCCGCCAAAAGCAAACGCTTTTGGTGAATAAACATTTCTGTTTTTATATGCGAGTCTTGTTTGTCTGCAAATATTTCTGCATGTATTTCATGTGCAGGTCGTTTCTGTGTGAATGTTTTTGTTATCATTTGTATAGCTGTTGGCCAGCTATAGATATTTTCCTTTGTCTGAGTCCACCATGTAGCGGCTACCCCTTCCAGTAATTGTGGTAGTTCATGCAGAGCTGTATCATCATTAATTCGCTCAGCATCtttgtataacgtaatatgtaaaataaagctCTGCAGTTCCTGGTTGCTTCTTGTTCCATTACACCGTGCCTTACAACCTACGGAACTGCCGACTTCTGACGATGCTGATGATTGATGGCTCTGATCATGAAACGAGACAGCTGGTCCTCAGCTATCTGAAAATTCATGGCTGCCCCCATTCATTTGcctaaaaaaagaatttctctGGTAATTATATGTGTTCTATCTTTGAAAACTCGTAATTTtctaacaatttaattttgtaaataccTCGTTAACGATCACAGATGGCTCCTCGATGCTATCAAGTTGATGCGAATCAAAATCAAATTGCattgaattatttgtattcaTGATTGTTCTTCGAAGAAGATTCTGATTCCCATCGTTACACAAGACCTGCACGATTTGTAAGTTGTTGCTACTTCGCTGACAGTTACGGTACTCCCGATTTCTTAAGCAGGAAACGTCCTTTATATACGTTTCCTCTCCCCGAAATTCCGTCggttaattacaaatttatgcGAACTCTAATTGAACCTTTCGTAGCTTGTTTGATCCGCTTAGATACCGCTAAGTACGTTCTTTAATTTGTACGTTAACGATAGTTAAcaggaaaatattcgaacattcgcattattttcatttgtatgttttgtttttgaaataaatgtcAATTAaggaacaaaaatattttgtggtatattaaaatacaatatacatagCGAGACCAGGCAACTGATACACCTGTTAAGGGGTGATTCTATGTAAAATTATGAAGTCTTGTCAAAtgttcaaactcgattttctcggaaGCGAAACgtcatatgaaaaaattttattctacatttccGATTTATTGTCTCACGTGAAATCACTCCCCTAGCCGGTTGTGTCGCGTGTCCGGTCTCACGCTATGTAGATAtcggaaagaaattttacttgAAACAAACCcttgtttaaatattaaaagaaaagttgAAAACAAGTGATTTTTCATATCGCGAAAATAtcgtcaaaaatattttataaattttataatgatcAGAAACATCTCACAGATAAGGTGGTAAATGCTTCgtttaaaagaaagaagaaataaaaatcattgtTTCGTGAATAATTAGTACTTTTTCATAAACAATTGAATTTGTATCAGGGTACATTATGCAGAGCGAACAGGTCGAGCTTCACGATATGTCAAAGGGAACACTGGGACCCTTTGGGAGGATCTCGTCCGAGTAATGGGGATGACGACCGATTAATCGTGAGAAATACAGCCGCGATCAATTATAGAGAAAATGAATAATACGATGAATATCttatatgttacatattacgttaaattattcgaaaaatatacataaaaatatgtttgatGTTACAAGGAGACACGAATAAACATTGTATAGTTTAATTCAAGTTACATGCTATATGTATACTATTCTATTAACTATAGCAAAGCTATAGATGTTCAAGGCCAGGACTAAATGATAAACAGTCGTGTATTAATTACGGTGACCTATAGTTTTCAAATAATACAGATAAATCCTTTTCTACTTTCTAACGTTCCCCGGCTGTACTTTCTCCAagttttatacattttgaagTATTATCGAGACATTTTGTgggagaaatttattattattatattttattattaatttttaactatttCGGATATCCGAAGGAATCATGTAATAAAAGGGTTCAACAGGGAGTATTAACCATGCGCGCCTCTAATAAACCGATTACAATAGATCGTTATTCGGAATAACCTAAGAAGCACCATATACCAAAGTTTCCATGTCCAATCTTTGTTGAAAAGTAGaggtatattaaatattacctatatgttatacaaattattataccAGTATACCTAAATATACTATATCGACCAGGTTCCTTTTCCAAAGCGACgtcgaaattattttattatatttaacatttattaatattcaacgttagaaatgtatttaaaagaaatcatCTAAAATTGACGAAACTTTCCGTTTTGTCGTTGTTGTGAACGTTTGTTATTATGATAGTTGTGAACTATTtccataattaaaaaatccgTAGGTGTTTTGGATAGGCGATGCTGTATACCGAATAAACCGTAAACGTGCTCGTAATTGATAAGCATCTTCGTCGAATAATTGGTGGGATCACGGAGAAAAATTGAACGCGTTTAGTAATAAATTCGTGGGTAATGATTTCGAACGGACGCATATTCCTTCCGCGTTCGCGGATAATGCGTACAgcgttttcattttatttcgaataacgATTTCAACCGCTGCCTCGTATCGGTAAAGCATCAAATTTGCCCGATGTTTACACATAGGTTGACCGTATTCGCAGTGACTTTGGATAACcgttatatttaacaataaaaatagcgCGATGTCCGCCATTAGTTTGAGCATCACGTAATGCTTGCACGGTGTAAATATTGTTCGCGTTATTCTCTGAGAAAAACCATTTGTCATTTTAATGTCCATTTCATAATAAAGCGAAACTGTGTCGAACGTTTGCCAGTTAGTTTAAACAAAAATCAGACGCAAATTAGacgatcgataaaatttattcgtcgTTTGCCGTTTGCGGCAAGAAcgtgatcttaaaatattctgaTCTGGATTTGATCGTCGAGTTTAAAGTTCTTTTGGTTTTCGATCTCATGATTTTGATAAATTGCCGACGTTTTCGTTTAATTGTCATTCCGGTCCCTTTCGAAACAGAAACACGCTTATGATAGCTTTATGTGACAGCTAAATTTGAACTTTATTGTCGTAACCATCGCAATCGTCATTATCATCATGGCTTAACTGATTGTGGTCGCACAAACGTAACGTGATGCTTTCATCAACCTATGTAAATCGTACATTACTCGTAATACCATAGACTGCAGTTTAACGTTCAACAACTATATGTAGGTACTTTGGGATAATAACGCTATGTTTGGCAATAAATTCCGTTGCCGTTATTACTTAAGAGACACATGCGCGTATGTAATTCGTGTTTGTAATCTAAAGTATTTCGTCGTTTGCGATAACATACATTTttacttgaaaaattaaaatcaattgAAAAATGACGTGAAAAGATCAATTATTTCGATATACGTGAATACAAAAttcaatgaatatttattagaatattgaaagactcgtttcatttttaaaacatcGTTGCGAGCTAAAGGATCTCCttctgtatatatttaaatattcgtgAATTCATAGGAAGAAGCTTTGAATCGTATTAtgcgtaatatttaataatctttATTCCGCGACGATaacattgaatttttaagtatCTTGTTCAATAATGTTCGGCTAATAGATAGTTAAGTTCGGCTAATAGATCGTAGTTCATAATGAAGCAA encodes:
- the LOC139985405 gene encoding activity-regulated cytoskeleton associated protein 2; this encodes MNTNNSMQFDFDSHQLDSIEEPSVIVNESHQSSASSEVGSSVGCKARCNGTRSNQELQSFILHITLYKDAERINDDTALHELPQLLEGVAATWWTQTKENIYSWPTAIQMITKTFTQKRPAHEIHAEIFADKQDSHIKTEMFIHQKRLLLAELPHPHPEDVQIDMIYSLLKSKVQKRVPRNSVVSIDQLIKAVNSVEQSKDEERVGTYVNNDIEAMKIASQLKERCSRCRKSIRSGQMKSANVDCYKCNLRRAKRSKDSKP